One window of Alkaliphilus metalliredigens QYMF genomic DNA carries:
- a CDS encoding PrgI family protein, translated as MAFVSVPKDLNKVKTKVALNLTKRQLISFSIAAVIGFPVYWFTRGTIGNDLAVFLMIGCVLPFFFVAIFEKDGIVFEKYMGHIIRQKFIYPKVRLYKTQNFYAYLNHAEESEVKTREKQAGRKTRATAFKKSKNVKK; from the coding sequence ATGGCATTTGTATCCGTACCAAAAGATTTGAATAAAGTAAAAACCAAAGTAGCGCTTAATCTCACTAAAAGACAACTCATCTCATTTTCTATTGCAGCAGTTATTGGTTTTCCAGTGTATTGGTTTACAAGGGGAACCATTGGCAATGATTTGGCGGTGTTTTTAATGATCGGTTGTGTCCTTCCGTTTTTCTTTGTGGCAATATTTGAAAAAGATGGCATTGTATTTGAAAAGTACATGGGACACATCATCAGGCAAAAATTTATTTACCCTAAAGTTAGGCTTTATAAGACACAAAACTTTTATGCGTACCTAAATCATGCAGAAGAAAGTGAGGTCAAGACGCGTGAAAAACAAGCAGGCAGAAAAACGAGAGCAACAGCTTTCAAAAAATCAAAAAACGTTAAAAAATAA
- a CDS encoding PcfB family protein: MQEQVTEKTIALQVSAAKFTATELKKLIEHYLRHRKQVKINKKGIKTVKPVGKTTLEKLSKKHDGLKNIEINENNIRDFEKVAKKYKLEYALKKDDQSNPPTYFVFFKGKDLDVIDFAFKEYLKSSLEKTKEAKPSLKAKLKEMVEKAKKLNKDKAKKPQKEQSL, translated from the coding sequence ATGCAAGAGCAGGTAACTGAAAAGACCATAGCACTTCAAGTCAGTGCAGCAAAATTTACAGCTACAGAACTGAAAAAATTGATTGAACATTATTTGAGGCATAGAAAACAAGTTAAAATAAACAAAAAGGGTATAAAAACCGTTAAACCCGTTGGTAAAACCACGCTAGAGAAACTAAGTAAGAAACATGATGGCCTTAAAAATATTGAAATCAATGAAAACAACATTAGAGATTTTGAGAAAGTGGCAAAAAAATACAAACTGGAATATGCCTTAAAAAAAGATGATCAGTCAAATCCACCGACTTATTTTGTTTTCTTCAAGGGAAAAGATCTCGATGTCATCGACTTTGCTTTTAAAGAATATTTAAAATCGAGTTTAGAAAAAACAAAAGAAGCGAAACCGTCTTTAAAGGCAAAACTGAAAGAAATGGTTGAAAAGGCGAAAAAACTGAACAAAGATAAAGCTAAGAAACCTCAGAAGGAGCAAAGCCTATGA
- a CDS encoding PD-(D/E)XK nuclease family protein produces MELNSMKALSYEELRALYKKFLHSQDISKATINTAYVDTFYLWRKGSKELFWSAVTATDFENEARNALIKGLSENSTGNVNSLVSGYMSHLRRFRLFLSSDEIIAPVEYKQQITVKPKPASREIIINKMYVGGYLSEGDNIGHEIINLYKADDGKNYIYLNSQGTIELSRGENSITVLLVRKFASKIYKVLAKAEGIMILDFADSKLPRKQRYKGQVALGLTYGGVSLVDLFNENSYRGSLEEEKNAYTTFVADRVIKPKNQIYITDDESVSGDNTFFIRTNKGFGKQTLREFYSENEKPESFTDLNQIIENKELWEEANTTQAISELPEPQKDPYFNFLKIIRQEDNELAFSNMFAYFFDINRDAFSRFAQEVLSVDIQTDFTIEREKKNIDLLISDKNNAVVIENKIKSSINGINERHDIYSNQVQSQLKKYYQFVTTDDEYCKKTVSCFIFSPNYNRIDLSKFSCGEKYTVVYYREIYNFFVENRNCFDEVPYFEDFINAMHKHTKDYDNELEEEMQRRFQNTIYKAKKR; encoded by the coding sequence TTGGAGCTAAACAGTATGAAAGCTTTATCGTATGAGGAACTGCGTGCGTTATATAAAAAATTTCTACATAGCCAGGACATTTCCAAAGCAACCATTAATACTGCTTATGTTGACACTTTTTACCTTTGGAGAAAAGGGAGTAAAGAGCTATTTTGGAGTGCTGTAACAGCTACTGATTTTGAGAATGAGGCAAGGAATGCATTGATAAAAGGTCTTTCTGAGAACTCGACAGGTAATGTTAATTCACTGGTTAGTGGTTATATGTCTCATCTTAGAAGATTCCGCTTGTTCCTATCGTCAGATGAAATTATCGCTCCAGTCGAATATAAACAACAAATCACAGTAAAGCCAAAACCTGCGAGCCGTGAAATAATAATTAATAAAATGTATGTTGGAGGCTATTTATCTGAGGGAGATAACATAGGGCATGAAATCATTAACCTTTACAAAGCAGATGATGGGAAAAATTATATTTATCTCAATTCACAAGGCACAATAGAATTATCTCGTGGAGAGAATAGTATAACCGTTTTGTTGGTACGAAAATTTGCCTCGAAAATATATAAAGTACTAGCCAAAGCAGAGGGTATAATGATTCTTGATTTTGCCGACAGCAAACTTCCACGAAAACAGAGGTATAAAGGACAAGTTGCATTAGGACTGACCTATGGTGGAGTAAGTCTTGTTGATTTATTTAATGAAAATTCCTATCGCGGTAGTCTTGAGGAAGAAAAAAATGCTTATACCACGTTTGTTGCTGATAGGGTTATTAAGCCGAAAAATCAGATCTATATTACAGACGATGAATCTGTAAGTGGTGATAACACTTTTTTCATTCGTACAAATAAAGGATTTGGCAAGCAAACATTAAGGGAGTTCTACAGCGAAAATGAAAAGCCGGAATCCTTCACTGATTTGAATCAAATAATTGAAAACAAAGAATTATGGGAAGAAGCTAATACGACACAAGCTATATCTGAATTACCAGAGCCTCAAAAAGATCCATATTTCAATTTCCTAAAAATAATCAGGCAGGAAGATAATGAACTCGCTTTTTCAAATATGTTTGCTTACTTTTTTGATATAAATAGAGATGCTTTTTCCAGGTTTGCACAGGAAGTTTTATCTGTCGATATACAAACAGATTTTACCATTGAGAGAGAAAAGAAAAATATTGACCTATTAATCTCTGATAAAAATAATGCTGTTGTAATAGAGAATAAAATCAAATCTAGCATTAATGGTATTAATGAAAGGCATGATATCTACAGCAATCAAGTACAGTCTCAGCTAAAAAAATACTATCAATTTGTTACAACTGATGATGAGTATTGCAAGAAAACTGTGAGCTGCTTTATTTTTTCACCAAATTACAACCGCATTGATTTGAGTAAGTTTTCATGCGGTGAAAAATATACTGTGGTTTATTACAGAGAAATCTATAATTTCTTTGTTGAAAATAGAAATTGCTTTGATGAGGTGCCTTATTTTGAAGATTTTATTAATGCAATGCATAAGCATACAAAGGACTATGATAATGAGTTAGAGGAAGAAATGCAAAGAAGATTTCAAAATACTATTTACAAAGCAAAAAAGCGTTAA
- a CDS encoding ParB N-terminal domain-containing protein yields MKKDSPRRKIVDAIDFLTDGRPEQQIAEIDMANIVEFFDHPFHLYEGKRLEDMIESIKKNGILNPVIVRTVSPGKYEMLAGHNRMNARSLAGLDKIPAFIKENLSDEDAYIYVIETNLMQRSFSDLYPSEKAVVLEMQYEKVASQGKRTDIISELKALENGELLEPEEGETDSRGRLAKEYGLSGRTIARLLRINHLTEAWKLEVDNDATSLMAGVELSYIPEQLQKHLYKECKDMAIKISFKDAKMLKEMHQSGSLNENEISKFLISKEKGKVIKKDYQSIKVSTEIISKYFDESSSKKEMESIIELALQHYFVGQKG; encoded by the coding sequence ATGAAGAAAGATAGCCCAAGACGAAAGATAGTGGATGCCATTGATTTTTTGACCGATGGTAGACCCGAACAGCAAATTGCAGAAATAGACATGGCGAATATTGTCGAATTTTTTGACCATCCTTTTCATCTTTATGAGGGTAAGCGGCTTGAAGATATGATCGAGAGCATAAAGAAGAATGGCATACTTAACCCTGTGATCGTTAGAACTGTTTCACCTGGTAAATATGAGATGCTTGCAGGACACAACAGAATGAACGCTAGAAGTCTTGCGGGTCTTGATAAAATTCCAGCCTTTATTAAAGAGAATTTATCAGATGAAGATGCCTATATCTATGTCATTGAAACCAATTTAATGCAAAGATCCTTTAGCGACTTGTATCCATCAGAAAAAGCCGTGGTCTTAGAAATGCAGTACGAAAAAGTCGCAAGCCAGGGCAAGAGAACAGACATTATAAGTGAGCTGAAAGCCCTTGAAAATGGTGAGTTATTAGAACCGGAAGAGGGTGAAACGGACAGTCGTGGAAGACTTGCAAAAGAATATGGTCTTTCGGGCAGAACAATAGCCCGACTGCTTAGAATCAATCACTTAACAGAGGCGTGGAAACTTGAAGTGGATAACGACGCCACCTCATTAATGGCAGGTGTGGAATTGTCGTATATTCCTGAACAACTTCAAAAGCATCTATACAAAGAGTGTAAAGATATGGCCATAAAAATCAGTTTTAAAGATGCCAAAATGCTTAAAGAAATGCATCAATCAGGGTCATTAAATGAAAATGAAATAAGCAAATTTTTAATCAGTAAAGAAAAAGGCAAAGTCATTAAAAAGGATTATCAAAGCATTAAAGTATCAACTGAGATTATCAGCAAATACTTCGATGAATCATCAAGCAAAAAAGAGATGGAATCAATCATTGAATTAGCATTACAACATTATTTTGTTGGACAGAAGGGGTGA
- a CDS encoding VirB6/TrbL-like conjugal transfer protein, CD1112 family, with the protein MFGIFDKIEEFFNDLLIGIIEQNLTSLLVDVNDRVGTIAAEVGQTPQAWNGSIFTLIKSLSDTVIVPIAGLVMTGILCYELLSMLMEKNNLHEMDTWMFFRWMMKAFIAIYLVTNTFNIVMAVFDVGQHIVSSSAGVINMSTSIDISSTITSMVDGLELLSTAELAIIALETLLVKISILAISVIITVILYGRMIEIYLSCSIAAIPLATMANKEWGQIGSNYLRGLVALGIQGFFIMVCVGIYAVLVGSIAVTDNIHTTIFSILTYTVILCFALIKTSGLAKSVMNAH; encoded by the coding sequence GTGTTTGGAATATTCGATAAGATAGAAGAGTTTTTTAACGATCTTCTTATTGGAATAATCGAGCAAAATTTGACGAGCCTTTTAGTAGATGTTAATGACAGAGTCGGAACCATAGCTGCAGAAGTGGGCCAAACACCCCAGGCTTGGAATGGCAGTATCTTTACTTTGATTAAAAGTCTCTCAGATACTGTCATTGTTCCGATTGCTGGGCTTGTTATGACAGGAATTTTATGCTACGAATTACTATCAATGCTCATGGAAAAAAACAACTTGCATGAAATGGATACATGGATGTTTTTTAGATGGATGATGAAGGCTTTTATTGCAATCTATCTCGTTACGAATACATTCAATATTGTCATGGCAGTATTTGACGTCGGTCAACATATTGTCAGTTCCTCAGCAGGCGTTATTAACATGAGTACGAGCATTGATATTTCTTCAACGATTACTTCAATGGTTGATGGATTAGAATTATTGTCAACAGCGGAACTTGCCATAATTGCGCTGGAGACACTTTTAGTGAAAATCAGCATATTGGCAATATCAGTTATTATCACAGTCATTTTATACGGTAGAATGATCGAAATATATTTATCATGCTCTATTGCGGCAATTCCTTTAGCAACAATGGCTAATAAAGAATGGGGCCAAATAGGGAGTAATTATCTGAGAGGTCTTGTTGCACTGGGCATACAGGGCTTTTTTATAATGGTTTGCGTAGGGATTTATGCAGTTTTAGTTGGGAGCATAGCCGTTACGGACAACATTCACACAACTATTTTTTCTATACTGACTTATACCGTTATTTTATGTTTTGCACTGATCAAAACAAGTGGTTTAGCGAAGTCGGTAATGAATGCACATTAG
- a CDS encoding DUF2971 domain-containing protein — protein sequence MKKDKENQISGFIMAYTMTPANGEMYGLPKNKIKDILDKIGQERKFGKKYKVYKDFIDSTTGNAPSNPMTKYENIKDQINNIGIFSLSERIDSGLMWGHYADGARGIAIGFSVDPNTMLSNENHCLKVMYSNDDNVLNERLETSLLLGLENDSFKFYQKISWNDPFFKSVISSKAEDWRYECEWRYVEETSGLYELPAPIKEIVFGSKCPDEIRKEYIKLVKEHIGEHVEFYEMKTEGKQFVKVRFQ from the coding sequence GTGAAGAAAGATAAAGAAAACCAAATTAGCGGTTTTATTATGGCGTACACAATGACTCCCGCTAATGGAGAAATGTATGGATTACCTAAAAATAAAATAAAGGATATTCTCGATAAAATAGGTCAAGAAAGAAAGTTTGGAAAAAAATATAAGGTATATAAGGACTTTATTGACAGCACTACTGGTAATGCTCCCTCGAATCCAATGACTAAATATGAGAATATAAAAGATCAAATAAATAATATCGGAATTTTTAGTTTGTCCGAAAGAATTGATAGTGGATTAATGTGGGGACATTACGCTGATGGAGCTAGAGGTATTGCAATAGGTTTTAGCGTTGATCCCAACACTATGTTAAGCAATGAAAATCATTGTTTAAAAGTAATGTACTCTAATGATGATAATGTATTAAATGAGCGACTTGAAACATCACTTCTTCTGGGGCTGGAAAATGATAGCTTTAAATTTTATCAAAAAATCAGTTGGAACGATCCATTTTTTAAGTCTGTGATATCATCCAAAGCAGAGGATTGGAGATATGAATGTGAATGGAGATATGTTGAGGAAACCTCAGGTCTCTATGAACTACCGGCCCCAATCAAAGAAATAGTGTTTGGATCAAAGTGCCCGGATGAAATAAGAAAAGAGTATATAAAACTGGTCAAAGAACATATTGGTGAACATGTGGAGTTTTATGAAATGAAAACTGAAGGAAAACAATTTGTAAAAGTGAGATTTCAATAG
- a CDS encoding replication initiator protein A translates to MRSLNLDYYYGNESEQFSFFRIPKVLFTDERFKELSAEAKVLYGMLLDRMGLSRVNGWLDQENRVYIIFTIEEIQESLGCSKQKAVNMMAELDDQKGIGLIEKKRQGLGKPNIIYVKNFILEKAETVENTEDFQKSKNHTSGSMKNRIQEVHKIEFKESKNHTSRSMKTELQEVPKLDCNNTNLNHTDFSDTDLNHIQSNHIFETDGKDMIQNRKHYERAIKDNIEYERTYQQNRMSKQDVANIIDIMVDVCILPDDATIKVNGISLPIGIVRERFLEIDAMHIDYIVDSLRENPSDIRNIRSYLITTIFNAPTTLSQY, encoded by the coding sequence ATGCGGAGTCTGAATTTAGATTATTATTATGGTAACGAATCAGAACAATTTTCGTTTTTTCGGATTCCGAAAGTGTTGTTCACAGATGAACGGTTTAAAGAACTTTCTGCTGAAGCAAAAGTTCTATATGGTATGCTACTCGATCGTATGGGGCTTTCTCGTGTGAATGGTTGGCTGGATCAAGAAAATAGAGTGTATATTATTTTTACCATTGAAGAAATTCAAGAGAGTTTAGGTTGTTCAAAACAAAAGGCCGTGAACATGATGGCTGAACTTGATGATCAAAAAGGGATCGGTCTTATTGAGAAAAAAAGACAAGGTTTAGGTAAACCCAACATCATTTATGTGAAAAACTTTATATTAGAAAAGGCTGAAACTGTTGAAAATACAGAAGACTTCCAGAAGTCTAAAAATCATACTTCTGGAAGTATGAAAAATAGAATTCAAGAAGTCCATAAAATAGAATTCAAGGAGTCTAAAAATCATACTTCTAGAAGTATGAAAACGGAACTTCAAGAAGTTCCAAAATTAGACTGTAATAATACTAATCTTAATCATACTGATTTTAGTGATACTGATTTAAATCATATCCAATCTAATCATATCTTTGAGACTGATGGGAAGGATATGATCCAAAATAGAAAGCACTATGAAAGAGCCATAAAAGATAATATCGAATACGAACGGACCTATCAGCAAAATCGCATGAGCAAACAAGATGTTGCTAATATTATCGATATCATGGTGGATGTGTGTATCTTGCCTGATGATGCCACCATAAAGGTCAATGGCATCTCCCTGCCCATTGGCATTGTCAGAGAACGATTTTTGGAAATTGACGCTATGCACATTGATTATATTGTTGACTCCTTGAGGGAGAACCCATCGGATATACGCAACATTCGGTCCTATTTGATTACTACAATTTTCAATGCACCTACAACTTTATCTCAGTATTAG
- a CDS encoding ArsR/SmtB family transcription factor, whose translation METTDIFKMLTDETRIRILNVLRENQLCVCEVQAVLGISQTNASKHLNKLKTAGLITDEKKSQWAYYYLNDSFWTKNKYLYEYLKEQWETKDCYLTDKENLKEYIRKNIDCT comes from the coding sequence ATGGAAACAACTGATATTTTTAAGATGCTTACAGATGAAACGAGAATAAGAATTCTTAATGTATTAAGAGAAAATCAATTATGTGTGTGTGAAGTTCAAGCTGTGCTTGGTATTTCCCAAACCAATGCGTCGAAACACTTAAATAAGCTTAAAACAGCGGGGCTTATTACTGATGAGAAAAAATCTCAGTGGGCATATTATTATTTAAACGATTCCTTTTGGACTAAAAACAAATATCTTTATGAGTATTTAAAAGAACAATGGGAGACAAAGGACTGTTACCTTACAGATAAAGAAAATTTAAAAGAGTATATACGAAAGAACATCGATTGTACTTAA
- a CDS encoding Csac_0668 family 2Fe-2S cluster-binding (seleno)protein, whose translation MAINNECCCGGKKERLNQIKEKCPVCSNEGIAVSKVTVEHLVADNYRNVIDGGQYKICINEDCDVVYYSLDNEIKFLKDQIRVPIWFKKDAEPKYACYCSGVTEDQIIEAVVKYGVKTVKEVNMITGAMKNSNCKEKNPLGICCHKTVQQAIYRGLAMK comes from the coding sequence ATGGCGATTAATAATGAATGTTGTTGTGGAGGCAAAAAAGAAAGACTTAATCAAATTAAAGAGAAATGTCCTGTATGTAGCAATGAAGGAATTGCTGTTAGTAAAGTAACTGTTGAACATCTAGTGGCAGATAATTATCGTAATGTCATTGATGGAGGTCAATATAAAATTTGTATAAATGAGGATTGCGATGTTGTTTACTATAGTCTAGATAATGAAATAAAATTCTTGAAAGACCAAATTAGAGTTCCTATCTGGTTTAAGAAAGACGCAGAACCTAAGTATGCTTGTTATTGTAGCGGAGTAACAGAAGATCAGATTATTGAAGCCGTAGTAAAATATGGTGTGAAAACCGTAAAAGAAGTAAATATGATAACTGGCGCGATGAAAAACTCAAATTGCAAAGAGAAAAACCCACTTGGAATTTGCTGCCACAAAACTGTTCAGCAAGCTATCTATAGAGGGTTGGCTATGAAATAA
- the arsB gene encoding ACR3 family arsenite efflux transporter, producing the protein MSDVKETKTIGFFEKYLTIWVAVCIVLGVAIGQLIPSVPATLSKLEYASVSIPIAILIWMMIYPMMLKIDFSSIIGALKMPKGLIVTCGTNWLIKPFTMFFFSWLFLKVIFASFIPEALATEYIAGAVLLGAAPCTAMVFVWSHLTKGDPAYTLVQVAVNNLILLVAYAPIVMFLLGISNVTVPYDTLILSIVLFIVVPLVGGYLSRIYIIKSKGMDYFENVFLKKFNSITIIGLLLTLITLFSFQGDVILNNPIHIVLIAVPLIIQTFFIFFLAYGWSKAWKLPHNVSSPAGMIGASNFFELSVAVAISLFGLTSGAALATVVGVLVEVPVMLALVKISNNTRHWFPQVVREN; encoded by the coding sequence ATGAGTGATGTGAAAGAAACCAAAACAATAGGTTTTTTTGAAAAATATTTAACTATATGGGTGGCAGTTTGCATAGTTTTAGGGGTTGCTATCGGGCAATTAATACCGTCTGTTCCTGCAACTTTAAGTAAGTTGGAGTATGCCAGTGTATCAATACCTATAGCTATCCTCATTTGGATGATGATTTATCCAATGATGTTAAAAATAGATTTTTCAAGTATTATAGGTGCTTTAAAAATGCCTAAGGGGCTAATAGTCACTTGTGGTACCAATTGGTTAATCAAACCGTTTACTATGTTTTTCTTTTCATGGCTATTTTTAAAAGTAATATTTGCTAGTTTCATTCCAGAAGCGTTGGCAACAGAGTACATTGCAGGAGCGGTACTTTTAGGAGCTGCTCCGTGTACGGCAATGGTCTTTGTATGGAGTCATTTAACCAAAGGGGATCCTGCATATACATTAGTTCAGGTGGCAGTGAATAACTTAATCCTTTTAGTAGCTTATGCACCAATTGTTATGTTTTTATTGGGGATTAGTAATGTTACCGTTCCCTATGACACATTGATTCTTTCAATTGTGTTGTTTATAGTTGTACCTTTGGTAGGAGGATATTTATCAAGGATATATATCATCAAGAGTAAAGGAATGGATTATTTTGAAAATGTATTTCTAAAGAAATTTAATAGCATAACTATCATCGGTCTTTTGCTAACATTGATTACTTTATTCTCATTCCAAGGAGATGTAATTCTTAATAACCCAATACACATTGTTTTAATTGCTGTGCCATTAATTATCCAAACCTTTTTCATCTTTTTCTTGGCCTATGGTTGGTCAAAAGCATGGAAGTTGCCACATAACGTTTCTTCTCCTGCAGGGATGATCGGAGCTAGTAATTTCTTTGAATTATCAGTAGCTGTGGCTATTTCTTTGTTTGGTTTAACATCGGGAGCTGCGCTGGCAACGGTTGTTGGAGTTTTAGTTGAGGTTCCTGTGATGTTGGCATTGGTTAAAATATCTAATAATACAAGACACTGGTTTCCGCAAGTAGTAAGAGAGAATTAA
- a CDS encoding heavy metal translocating P-type ATPase: MGIALFAVLFGGLQRFISGFKDVFNRRITVNVFVTVALIATVAIGEFITAAILIFIMSAAGAFESYTLDKTRKSIRGLLDLAPKKVTIKKNDEEVVIGIEEVKIGDLVIVRPGERIAVDGVVTNGQSSVNQAPITGESIPVEKNKGSQVFSGTLNEEGRIEIETTGVGEDTTLAKIIHLTEKAQATRPPFQNIADRFTHWFLPVVVLIAIGAYLASGDIRTAVAVLLVACPCAFAIATPTAITAGISNMAHRGILVKGGKYIEQAGSIDTLLVDKTGTFTIGSPVVMGVEEFNGATKEEILLWSAIAEKYSEHPLARAIIKHAKENDVKIPDPEDFKAVVGKGVIAQFEGQSLVVGKEELLTEMDIDLGENVKEQMKDHREKGRTIMLVARNNKVMGLVSIADKVRPGVKEVILQLKEIGIKEIIMLTGDNAATAQSVAAEIGVDSFKANMLPEQKQEVVAEMQKAGKKVAMIGDGINDAPALALADIGIAMGATGTDVAIETADVSLMRDDLRSVADFIWTSKKVFRRIKLNIFFSIIYNVIGLILAAMGMLSPVGAIIIQEAGCLTVVISSTLLLWYKLKLPEVKVG, from the coding sequence ATGGGCATCGCACTTTTTGCGGTTTTGTTTGGAGGATTGCAGCGATTTATATCAGGATTTAAAGATGTATTTAACAGAAGAATTACGGTGAATGTATTTGTTACTGTTGCTTTGATCGCTACGGTTGCTATTGGAGAATTCATAACCGCCGCCATACTTATTTTCATCATGTCCGCAGCCGGTGCATTTGAATCATACACACTAGATAAAACAAGAAAAAGTATTCGGGGACTTCTCGATCTGGCACCAAAAAAAGTTACTATAAAGAAAAATGATGAAGAAGTTGTCATTGGCATTGAAGAGGTTAAAATAGGAGATCTTGTTATTGTAAGACCGGGTGAACGCATCGCCGTAGACGGAGTGGTTACTAATGGTCAAAGCAGTGTTAACCAAGCCCCCATCACAGGGGAGTCCATTCCTGTTGAGAAAAATAAAGGAAGTCAGGTATTCAGTGGAACACTGAATGAAGAAGGCCGCATTGAAATAGAGACAACAGGTGTCGGTGAAGACACAACACTGGCCAAGATCATTCATTTAACAGAAAAAGCACAGGCTACCAGACCACCTTTTCAAAATATTGCCGATCGTTTTACCCATTGGTTTTTACCTGTTGTCGTATTAATTGCTATCGGTGCTTATCTTGCATCAGGAGATATTCGGACGGCGGTTGCTGTTTTACTCGTCGCTTGTCCTTGTGCTTTTGCCATTGCCACCCCAACCGCAATAACTGCCGGGATATCCAATATGGCTCATCGGGGCATACTGGTTAAAGGTGGTAAATACATTGAACAAGCTGGATCAATTGATACGCTTTTGGTTGACAAAACTGGTACATTTACGATTGGAAGCCCTGTTGTGATGGGTGTTGAGGAATTTAATGGTGCTACAAAAGAAGAAATTCTTCTCTGGTCTGCAATCGCCGAAAAATATTCTGAGCATCCCCTTGCAAGGGCTATTATTAAGCATGCAAAAGAAAATGATGTGAAGATCCCAGATCCAGAGGATTTTAAAGCTGTAGTCGGTAAAGGTGTAATCGCTCAATTTGAGGGACAGAGTCTAGTAGTAGGAAAAGAAGAATTGTTAACCGAAATGGATATAGATCTAGGTGAAAATGTAAAAGAACAAATGAAGGACCACCGTGAAAAAGGCAGAACTATAATGCTTGTCGCTAGAAACAATAAAGTGATGGGTCTAGTTTCCATAGCCGACAAAGTACGTCCTGGTGTTAAAGAGGTTATCCTGCAGCTGAAAGAAATCGGCATAAAAGAGATTATCATGCTGACAGGGGATAATGCCGCAACTGCGCAAAGCGTAGCAGCAGAGATCGGTGTTGACAGCTTTAAAGCCAATATGTTACCGGAACAAAAACAAGAAGTAGTGGCAGAGATGCAAAAGGCAGGTAAGAAGGTAGCGATGATTGGAGATGGGATTAATGATGCCCCTGCTCTGGCTTTGGCAGATATTGGGATTGCAATGGGAGCCACAGGGACCGATGTGGCTATTGAAACAGCTGACGTCAGCTTAATGAGGGATGATTTACGAAGTGTTGCAGATTTTATCTGGACATCGAAAAAGGTATTTAGACGAATAAAATTGAACATTTTCTTCTCCATTATTTACAATGTCATTGGACTTATATTGGCAGCTATGGGTATGCTTTCGCCGGTAGGAGCAATTATTATTCAAGAAGCTGGATGTCTCACAGTTGTCATAAGTTCAACATTATTGTTGTGGTATAAACTGAAACTTCCTGAGGTAAAAGTCGGATAA
- a CDS encoding ParA family protein, with amino-acid sequence MAEIIAIANQKGGVAKTTTSLNLAYSLMKLGKKVLMIDFDGQANLTTCFGIEEPNSIETNIAHLMIAKMNEEDIPDKSQYIVSNNGIDLIPSSIYLSVVDANLRLEMGSERILFEILEPLKADYDFIIIDTSPSLGSLTINALSAADSVIITVNPQLLAMMGLQDFLKTTKKIQKRINSKLEIKGILLTMCDSRTNLSKVLSEQMSEAYDGVVNIFETHIPMTVKVGEAIYYSKSIAEYSPTSKAGIAYADFAKEILTYEER; translated from the coding sequence ATGGCAGAGATAATCGCAATAGCAAATCAAAAAGGTGGCGTAGCTAAAACAACAACATCATTAAATTTAGCGTATTCACTCATGAAACTTGGCAAGAAAGTATTGATGATCGATTTTGATGGACAGGCCAATTTAACAACTTGCTTTGGCATTGAAGAACCCAACAGCATCGAAACAAATATTGCACATCTAATGATTGCAAAAATGAATGAAGAAGATATTCCTGATAAGTCGCAGTATATCGTTTCAAATAATGGCATTGATTTAATCCCATCAAGCATTTATCTGTCAGTGGTCGATGCAAATCTTAGACTTGAAATGGGCAGTGAACGCATATTATTTGAAATCCTTGAACCCCTTAAAGCGGATTACGACTTTATCATCATCGATACATCACCTTCACTGGGTTCTCTGACCATAAACGCACTGAGTGCAGCAGACAGTGTCATTATCACAGTTAATCCTCAGCTCCTTGCCATGATGGGCTTGCAAGATTTCTTGAAGACCACAAAAAAGATTCAAAAGAGAATCAACTCGAAGTTAGAGATCAAAGGCATATTACTCACCATGTGTGACTCAAGAACTAATCTTTCAAAGGTTTTATCAGAGCAAATGAGCGAAGCCTATGATGGTGTCGTCAACATATTTGAGACCCATATACCCATGACGGTAAAGGTGGGGGAAGCCATTTACTATAGCAAGAGCATAGCTGAATATTCACCTACTTCAAAAGCGGGAATTGCATATGCAGATTTTGCAAAGGAGATATTGACTTATGAAGAAAGATAG